In the Paenibacillus sp. FSL H7-0357 genome, one interval contains:
- a CDS encoding glycosidase produces MQITRHPNNPIVVPGGYEWRKVTVFNPAVIIDNGKFYMIERTAGSLTPCKNFLGLLESEDGVNFTHVKDEPIVTPDMLGFPYGSVQDPRIVKIDGTFYLNYALRPCAMSYYPTGAGVPERSIPEYPDGWGEEEGHWLTRSSILKSDNLLDWEFVADTTPLDINDRDNILFPEKIGGKFVLLRRPEEYVGEAYGTEKAAMWITYSEDLIHWEEPKLLATAGNLSWESRKIGGSTPPIRTDKGWLVLYHGVDEDIVYRVGAMLLDLEQPEKIIARTHNFIMEPETYYEKFGFQIPNVIFPTGNVVKDGLLYIYYGVTDTAIALATVPLDELVEHILKEAQ; encoded by the coding sequence ATGCAAATCACAAGACATCCGAATAATCCGATCGTCGTCCCTGGCGGTTATGAATGGCGAAAGGTTACGGTCTTCAATCCTGCGGTCATCATCGATAACGGGAAATTCTATATGATCGAGCGCACCGCAGGTTCCCTGACCCCGTGCAAGAACTTTCTGGGCCTGCTGGAGAGCGAGGACGGCGTGAACTTTACCCACGTGAAGGATGAGCCGATTGTGACACCCGATATGCTGGGATTTCCTTACGGCAGTGTGCAGGACCCGCGGATTGTCAAAATCGACGGAACCTTTTATCTGAACTATGCCCTGCGCCCCTGCGCCATGAGCTATTATCCTACCGGGGCGGGTGTCCCGGAGCGCTCCATTCCGGAATACCCGGATGGCTGGGGGGAAGAGGAGGGGCATTGGCTGACCCGGTCATCCATTCTGAAATCGGATAATCTGCTGGACTGGGAGTTTGTTGCGGACACGACACCACTGGATATCAATGACCGGGATAATATTCTGTTCCCTGAGAAAATAGGCGGCAAATTCGTACTGCTGCGCCGTCCCGAGGAATACGTGGGTGAAGCCTACGGAACCGAGAAGGCGGCCATGTGGATTACCTACTCCGAGGATCTTATCCATTGGGAAGAACCCAAGCTGCTTGCCACAGCCGGGAATCTATCCTGGGAATCGCGGAAGATCGGAGGCTCTACACCTCCGATACGTACAGACAAGGGCTGGCTGGTGCTCTATCACGGCGTCGATGAGGACATTGTCTACCGTGTAGGAGCCATGCTGCTGGATTTGGAGCAGCCGGAGAAGATCATTGCCCGGACACATAATTTCATTATGGAGCCGGAGACGTATTATGAGAAATTCGGTTTTCAGATCCCCAATGTCATCTTCCCGACTGGGAATGTAGTCAAAGACGGATTGCTTTACATCTATTACGGGGTAACGGACACGGCGATTGCGCTCGCAACCGTTCCGCTGGATGAGCTGGTAGAGCATATCCTGAAGGAAGCACAGTAG
- a CDS encoding alpha-mannosidase — protein sequence MKRMNRFIGWLAEGQWAEKIELKEWSLQRSRYVSPGLYEHEEELHQNYKISRLDGGYGTTYFLQHQVAVPEDWPREETALLYLGRGEGLLSINGVPHHGLDSNHWFIPLPPGAAGEELQLGIELYDPVPEPEDPLNRQAVIKPPLAGIEITLVRVNPPVYSLLHTVKTAHEAALLLPVEDMRRIRTLKALERVMDKLYMKEHLLRDSDAIAGAEQQLRAEVAAERSDGLSAGTMHMVGQSHIDIAWLWPVRETVRKVSRTFSTVCALMDKYPDFRYSQSQPQLYAFAKANYPQLYERIKERIAEGRWELVGGMWVEPDLNIPSGESLVRQMLYGQGFYMEEFGKRSTIEWLPDTFGYCASLPQLLKQAGIDYFMTTKLGWNDTNPFPHTLFHWVGIDGTKIVAYQNHGVNEHTHPKDVQEHWQAYAQKERHDELMLLYGHGDGGGGVTHEMLEYVARTGLTPGQPVSRFSTAEAFFSEISLRQPELPAWHGDLYLELHRGTFTTHAFNKRSNRKAEVLYRQAEIWSVLAEKSGLLKHLEPEYPELAEGWKLLLLNQFHDIIPGTSIPEVYTTSREQYAEIFSLGQQVRDTSLRALASGVDTSGEGRPYVVFNSLGWERTELIRLEGDSSLTAVQAFDEDGLLDSECWNTDGAGGSYTLAVRVRRVPAFGCRTFWLREAEQAGGRHEPQGQLSAGEAFPEQWETEHYILKFNEDGEISRWYDKSASRELLQPGQTGNQLQFYHDTPPLWDAWDLDPRYEQQPAGRAKLLDREVLVSGPALTVLKFRWQLNESLIEQEIILPRHSRRVDFQTRVSWKEEHKVLKAAFPVDIVAAKATYEIPFGALERPTHRNTSWEQAQFEVCGHRWADLSEGGYGVSLLNDCKYGYDIHDGVLRLSLLRAPRWPDRYADQGEHEFTYSLYPHAGEWRQSTVVREAAELNEPLLVVSEESHPGSYPGTYAWLGFQSGHVVLDTIKSAEDGSGTIVRLYESAGSRDTAVLNWKADDIRACRVNLLETETGPVESSGGVIPLSFKPYEVQTIKLYHEHYSQEE from the coding sequence ATGAAGCGTATGAACCGTTTTATCGGCTGGCTGGCGGAAGGCCAGTGGGCGGAGAAGATAGAGCTGAAGGAATGGAGTCTGCAGAGGTCCCGCTACGTCTCTCCCGGCTTATACGAGCACGAAGAGGAGCTTCATCAGAATTACAAGATTTCACGGCTCGACGGAGGCTATGGTACCACGTATTTCCTTCAGCATCAGGTCGCGGTTCCGGAAGACTGGCCGCGCGAAGAGACTGCACTGCTCTATCTGGGCCGCGGGGAAGGCCTCCTGAGTATTAATGGAGTGCCGCACCATGGCCTGGACAGCAATCATTGGTTCATTCCTCTGCCTCCCGGCGCTGCAGGAGAGGAGCTTCAGCTCGGTATCGAGCTGTATGATCCGGTGCCTGAGCCGGAGGATCCCCTGAACCGCCAGGCGGTGATTAAGCCGCCGCTGGCCGGGATCGAAATCACACTTGTGCGTGTGAATCCTCCCGTATACAGCCTGCTGCATACGGTGAAGACGGCGCATGAAGCGGCCCTGCTGCTGCCTGTAGAGGATATGCGCCGCATACGTACCCTGAAGGCGCTGGAGCGGGTGATGGATAAGCTCTACATGAAGGAGCATCTGCTCCGTGACAGCGATGCCATCGCAGGTGCTGAACAGCAGCTGCGGGCGGAGGTAGCGGCGGAAAGGTCAGATGGTCTGTCCGCCGGGACGATGCACATGGTGGGCCAGTCGCATATTGATATTGCCTGGCTGTGGCCGGTCCGGGAAACGGTACGCAAGGTCAGCCGGACCTTCTCTACGGTCTGCGCATTGATGGATAAGTATCCGGACTTCCGCTACTCCCAGAGCCAGCCACAGCTGTATGCCTTTGCCAAGGCGAACTATCCGCAGCTGTACGAACGGATTAAGGAACGGATTGCCGAGGGCCGGTGGGAGCTGGTCGGAGGCATGTGGGTGGAACCGGATTTAAACATCCCCAGCGGGGAATCGCTGGTGCGGCAGATGCTGTATGGTCAGGGCTTCTATATGGAGGAATTCGGCAAGCGGTCCACGATTGAATGGCTGCCTGATACCTTCGGCTATTGCGCTTCTCTGCCACAACTGTTGAAGCAGGCTGGAATTGATTATTTCATGACAACCAAGCTCGGCTGGAATGATACCAATCCCTTCCCGCATACGCTGTTCCACTGGGTCGGCATTGACGGAACGAAGATCGTGGCCTATCAGAACCACGGGGTAAACGAGCATACCCATCCGAAGGATGTCCAGGAGCACTGGCAGGCCTATGCCCAGAAGGAACGGCATGATGAGCTGATGCTGCTCTACGGCCACGGTGACGGCGGAGGAGGGGTCACCCATGAAATGCTGGAATACGTGGCCCGTACCGGCCTGACGCCGGGCCAGCCCGTCAGCAGATTCTCTACTGCGGAGGCTTTTTTCTCGGAGATCAGCTTGCGCCAGCCGGAGCTTCCCGCGTGGCACGGCGACCTCTATCTGGAGCTTCACCGGGGAACGTTCACTACACATGCCTTTAATAAACGCAGCAACCGCAAAGCGGAGGTCCTGTACCGGCAAGCGGAGATCTGGAGCGTACTCGCGGAAAAGAGCGGGCTTCTGAAGCATCTGGAACCGGAATATCCGGAGCTTGCCGAAGGATGGAAGCTGCTGCTGCTTAATCAGTTCCATGATATCATCCCGGGTACTTCAATTCCGGAGGTGTACACCACCTCGCGGGAGCAATACGCGGAAATATTCAGCCTGGGCCAGCAGGTGCGGGACACTTCACTCCGTGCATTGGCAAGCGGAGTGGATACTTCGGGGGAGGGCCGTCCCTATGTAGTCTTCAACAGCCTGGGCTGGGAGCGGACGGAGCTGATCCGGCTTGAGGGGGACAGCAGTCTGACTGCGGTGCAGGCGTTCGATGAAGACGGCTTGCTGGATAGCGAATGCTGGAACACGGATGGAGCCGGCGGCAGCTATACGCTGGCAGTCCGGGTCCGCAGGGTCCCCGCCTTTGGCTGCCGGACATTCTGGCTGCGGGAAGCGGAACAAGCCGGCGGAAGGCATGAGCCTCAGGGACAACTCAGCGCCGGAGAAGCCTTCCCGGAGCAATGGGAGACAGAGCATTATATTCTTAAGTTTAATGAAGACGGGGAAATCAGCCGCTGGTACGACAAGAGTGCCAGCCGGGAGCTGCTTCAGCCCGGACAGACCGGCAACCAGCTGCAGTTCTATCATGATACTCCCCCTCTATGGGATGCCTGGGACCTGGACCCGCGTTATGAGCAGCAGCCTGCAGGCCGGGCGAAGCTGCTGGACCGGGAGGTCCTGGTCAGCGGACCTGCACTGACGGTGCTGAAATTCCGCTGGCAGCTGAATGAATCCCTGATTGAGCAGGAGATCATTCTGCCCCGGCACAGCCGCAGGGTAGATTTTCAGACCCGTGTGAGCTGGAAAGAGGAGCACAAAGTGCTGAAGGCTGCTTTCCCGGTGGACATTGTGGCCGCGAAGGCTACGTATGAGATTCCGTTCGGAGCACTGGAGCGTCCGACCCACCGCAACACCAGCTGGGAGCAGGCACAATTCGAGGTCTGCGGCCACCGCTGGGCGGATTTGTCCGAGGGAGGCTATGGCGTCAGTCTGCTGAATGACTGCAAATACGGCTATGACATCCATGACGGAGTGCTGCGCCTCTCACTGCTGCGCGCCCCGCGCTGGCCGGACCGCTATGCGGATCAGGGGGAACATGAATTTACGTATTCTCTGTATCCCCACGCTGGCGAATGGCGTCAGAGTACTGTTGTGCGGGAAGCGGCGGAGTTGAACGAACCCTTGCTGGTGGTCAGCGAAGAGTCTCATCCCGGCAGCTATCCGGGTACCTATGCCTGGCTTGGTTTTCAGAGCGGGCATGTGGTGCTCGATACGATCAAGAGTGCAGAGGACGGCAGCGGGACCATTGTCCGGCTGTATGAATCCGCAGGCAGCAGAGATACGGCTGTGCTGAACTGGAAGGCTGATGATATCCGCGCCTGCCGGGTGAATCTGCTGGAGACTGAGACGGGTCCCGTGGAATCTTCCGGCGGAGTTATCCCGCTTTCTTTTAAACCCTATGAGGTTCAAACAATCAAACTATACCATGAACATTATTCGCAGGAGGAATAG